One window of Verrucomicrobiota bacterium genomic DNA carries:
- a CDS encoding ferrous iron transport protein A has protein sequence MSGPLQPLSSLAVGDRATIAEIAVPSEDKGRLLEMGLLKGTPIELVRFAPLGDPIEIKVRGYHLTLRRHEADLIQVATRP, from the coding sequence ATGAGCGGGCCGCTGCAACCGCTAAGCTCCCTGGCGGTGGGCGATCGCGCCACCATCGCCGAGATCGCCGTCCCTTCCGAGGATAAAGGCCGACTCCTGGAGATGGGCCTGCTCAAAGGCACGCCGATCGAGTTGGTCCGGTTCGCCCCTCTGGGCGATCCCATCGAAATCAAGGTGCGCGGCTATCACCTGACCCTGCGCCGACACGAAGCCGACCTCATCCAGGTCGCTACCCGCCCATGA
- a CDS encoding VPDSG-CTERM sorting domain-containing protein, with amino-acid sequence MKSPDVSLGREQPDAKKRPRTKIARAAEAKEGRIMVGEWPHHSASIEKRRKGQMGREFAFRGEWESGRGGDRFGRFLAGQGLLLPRRAFSKFEMAFGLLSALCRSTKPATSHGIGRKVREVESSIMKSKHLILAGLVGMSVTSAHAVVLVQTLDPGYYNNNLGTILNLSNGNPHDSAQPFPVFDDSTVSFPTAPDISAASGILGNWLTTPGALNSNWSGPMSIPNSWTPGNEVAVIYKFDTLGAQNVVAKFGVDNGIYAWLDGNYIFGARAAGGVGIWEYTLNLGDFAAGTHYLQLLLEDHGGSNGYAVEITADTYTPAPVPDGGSTAALCGLAFGSFFLARRKRS; translated from the coding sequence ATGAAATCGCCGGACGTCTCGCTGGGTCGTGAACAACCCGACGCAAAGAAGAGGCCGAGGACGAAGATCGCGCGGGCGGCTGAGGCAAAGGAAGGACGAATCATGGTCGGTGAATGGCCGCACCATTCTGCCTCAATTGAAAAGCGTCGCAAAGGGCAAATGGGCCGGGAGTTTGCCTTCCGGGGCGAATGGGAGTCAGGGCGGGGCGGGGATCGATTCGGTAGGTTCCTCGCTGGGCAGGGACTGTTGCTCCCACGACGAGCATTCTCAAAGTTTGAAATGGCATTCGGCCTGCTCAGTGCCCTGTGCCGTTCGACCAAACCGGCGACCTCACATGGCATTGGCAGAAAAGTTCGTGAAGTAGAGTCATCCATTATGAAATCAAAACATCTTATCTTGGCGGGATTGGTGGGGATGAGCGTGACGTCCGCTCACGCCGTGGTACTCGTTCAAACCTTGGATCCGGGATACTACAACAACAACCTCGGGACGATCCTGAACCTGTCGAATGGGAATCCGCACGACTCCGCACAGCCCTTTCCGGTCTTCGATGATTCCACGGTGAGCTTTCCGACCGCCCCCGATATTTCGGCGGCCAGCGGCATCCTCGGCAATTGGCTCACGACGCCGGGCGCGCTGAACTCGAATTGGAGCGGTCCCATGTCGATCCCGAACTCGTGGACACCTGGAAACGAAGTGGCCGTTATTTACAAATTCGATACCTTGGGCGCCCAAAACGTGGTGGCGAAGTTCGGCGTGGACAACGGAATTTACGCCTGGCTCGATGGAAACTACATCTTTGGAGCCCGGGCTGCAGGCGGGGTCGGGATTTGGGAGTACACCTTGAACCTGGGTGATTTCGCAGCCGGCACTCACTACCTGCAACTCCTCCTGGAGGATCACGGAGGTTCGAATGGTTACGCGGTGGAAATTACCGCGGACACTTATACTCCGGCACCTGTTCCGGACGGCGGAAGCACAGCGGCTCTGTGCGGACTCGCGTTCGGTTCCTTCTTTCTGGCGCGTCGCAAGCGTTCCTGA
- a CDS encoding aminotransferase class I/II-fold pyridoxal phosphate-dependent enzyme — protein sequence MPTLRSPRARGRRASRIPARQPRKLIRESVRSLHGYIPGEQPKISGLIKLNTNENPYPPSPRVLRAVRAAVDERLRLYPNPAAAPLREALADYHRCAPDQVLIGNGSDDCLALIIRALVEPISPPGLPAPEGVPSRSLVQYLFPCYSLYPVLARIHGAEPWPVPLLNDFSLPSPRELRRGGRWRPDAAVTLITTPNAPSGRGYMTRELERCCLAHRGAVVLDEAYADFADENAMSLALEHSNVLVTRTFSKAYSLCFQRVGYVVAHPHLIEAMDKIRDSYNVNGLGQVAALASLRDSAYYRRGFARIKRGRLGLTRSLEALGFTVLPSQANFVLAKPPVGNAEAWLRFLRDRKILVRWFDSPTLRDWLRITVGNDREIHAVLRASKAWITGSRSGI from the coding sequence ATGCCCACTCTTCGTTCTCCGCGCGCTCGTGGCCGCCGCGCTTCCCGCATCCCGGCCCGGCAACCCCGGAAGCTCATCCGCGAATCGGTGCGTTCGTTGCACGGTTACATTCCGGGGGAACAACCCAAAATCAGCGGCCTGATCAAACTCAACACCAACGAGAATCCCTACCCTCCTTCCCCCAGAGTTCTCCGTGCCGTGCGAGCCGCCGTGGATGAACGATTGCGATTGTATCCCAATCCCGCTGCTGCGCCGCTCCGGGAGGCCCTGGCGGATTATCATCGTTGCGCACCAGACCAAGTTCTGATCGGCAACGGTTCGGACGATTGCCTGGCGCTGATCATTCGAGCACTGGTCGAGCCGATCTCGCCGCCCGGCTTGCCCGCGCCTGAGGGAGTCCCATCGCGATCACTGGTGCAATACCTGTTCCCGTGTTATTCGCTCTATCCTGTATTGGCACGCATTCACGGCGCCGAACCCTGGCCGGTCCCTCTCCTGAACGACTTCAGCCTCCCTTCACCCCGGGAACTTCGGCGGGGGGGGCGCTGGCGGCCGGATGCAGCGGTCACCCTGATCACCACTCCGAATGCTCCTTCAGGCCGAGGCTACATGACGCGGGAACTCGAACGATGCTGCCTTGCTCATCGTGGAGCCGTGGTCCTCGATGAAGCTTATGCCGATTTCGCGGACGAAAACGCCATGTCACTGGCTCTCGAGCACTCGAACGTTCTCGTGACGCGAACCTTCTCCAAGGCCTACTCCCTCTGCTTTCAGCGAGTGGGTTATGTGGTTGCCCACCCGCACTTGATTGAGGCGATGGACAAAATCAGGGACAGCTACAACGTCAATGGGCTGGGTCAGGTCGCTGCACTTGCTTCCCTCCGGGACTCGGCCTATTACCGCCGCGGATTTGCCCGGATCAAACGGGGCCGATTAGGCCTCACGCGTTCACTCGAGGCCCTTGGTTTCACGGTTCTCCCCAGCCAGGCCAATTTCGTCCTGGCCAAGCCGCCGGTTGGCAACGCCGAAGCCTGGCTGCGATTCTTGCGCGACCGCAAGATCCTGGTGCGTTGGTTCGATTCGCCGACTCTCCGAGACTGGCTGCGCATCACGGTCGGGAACGATCGGGAGATCCACGCTGTCCTTCGCGCTTCCAAGGCATGGATTACCGGATCGAGGTCAGGGATTTAA
- the hisD gene encoding histidinol dehydrogenase, with product MLRTLDARDPGFNTWIAEQSADSSLFDPEIEKRARTVVEAVMERGDAALVEFTKRFDGADVPPHDFAVSAAEYMNAALAASQELRLAVQAAAKNIERFSRRSLRRGWTTRNLEGAKVGEKFDPFRRVGIYIPGGTAPLASTALMTIVLARVAGCPEIVVCTPCDSKGRINPAMLHAIRTAGATEVYRLGGAQAIAAMALGTSTVRRVDKVFGPGNAYVVAAKRMLFGRVALDLLPGPSEVLVLADATAPARYIAADLLAQAEHGSGHERCWLVTPSNAQIQAVRSEMIRQLPDLGRREFIEKAVRTHGWAIRVDSMEHGVEVANRLAPEHCEIHAKNPSRWAKNLTTSGALFLGPYSPTVLGDYVAGPSHTLPTGGAGRSFAGLTVDQFQRRTSVVEYSAASARKAMSAVQIFASMEGLDAHGRSLSIRFESKRSGSRRAKRARA from the coding sequence ATGTTGCGAACACTCGACGCGAGAGATCCGGGCTTCAACACCTGGATCGCGGAACAATCGGCCGACTCCAGCCTCTTCGATCCCGAAATTGAGAAGCGAGCACGCACCGTCGTTGAAGCCGTCATGGAACGAGGGGACGCCGCTCTGGTTGAATTCACCAAGCGATTCGATGGCGCGGACGTTCCGCCTCACGATTTTGCTGTTTCCGCCGCCGAGTATATGAACGCGGCGCTCGCGGCCTCGCAGGAATTGCGGCTGGCTGTTCAGGCTGCCGCCAAGAACATCGAACGTTTCAGCCGGCGATCCCTGCGCCGGGGGTGGACCACGCGCAATCTTGAGGGCGCCAAAGTGGGGGAGAAATTCGACCCTTTCCGCCGCGTTGGCATCTACATTCCGGGTGGCACGGCCCCGCTCGCCTCCACCGCGCTGATGACCATCGTGCTGGCCAGGGTTGCCGGCTGCCCTGAAATCGTGGTTTGCACTCCCTGCGACTCCAAGGGGCGGATTAATCCCGCCATGCTCCACGCCATTCGCACCGCCGGCGCCACCGAAGTTTACCGATTGGGCGGCGCTCAAGCCATCGCCGCCATGGCGCTCGGAACCTCCACCGTGCGGCGGGTGGACAAAGTGTTTGGCCCGGGCAACGCCTATGTCGTGGCGGCCAAACGGATGTTGTTCGGCAGGGTGGCCCTCGACCTGTTGCCCGGTCCGAGCGAAGTCCTCGTCCTCGCGGATGCCACGGCCCCGGCTCGTTACATCGCCGCGGATCTCCTCGCGCAGGCGGAGCATGGATCAGGTCATGAGCGTTGCTGGCTGGTGACACCCTCCAACGCCCAAATCCAAGCGGTGCGCTCGGAAATGATTCGCCAGCTCCCGGATTTGGGGCGGCGTGAATTCATCGAGAAGGCCGTTCGCACCCATGGCTGGGCGATCCGCGTCGATTCGATGGAACACGGGGTTGAGGTGGCCAATCGGCTCGCCCCTGAGCATTGCGAAATTCATGCCAAAAACCCCTCGCGGTGGGCCAAAAATTTGACCACGTCTGGAGCCCTGTTCCTGGGGCCCTACTCCCCGACCGTTCTGGGTGATTATGTCGCGGGTCCGAGCCATACTCTGCCCACCGGCGGCGCGGGCAGGTCCTTCGCCGGTTTGACGGTCGATCAATTCCAACGACGCACCAGCGTGGTCGAGTATTCCGCCGCATCCGCGCGCAAGGCGATGTCCGCGGTGCAAATTTTCGCCTCCATGGAAGGCCTCGACGCGCACGGACGGTCCCTCAGCATCCGCTTCGAATCGAAGCGCTCGGGATCCCGTCGCGCGAAGCGAGCACGCGCTTGA
- a CDS encoding tetratricopeptide repeat protein gives MDDSTSRTFLPMPCEVAGLVERHRALSRPNAISNFENARRGSNSPCPARNLPNRSPPRPDSHSPRKANSRPICPLRRFSIEAEWCGHSPTMIRPSFASAARAIFVLGLFFASGCSRPSETSGDFIRWMNSGKSQYEAGQIAPALEAFNKAAALDPSSLDARHNLAAALLRAGRPEDALRETGEILKRDPTSASALYLAGCAQLRQGRAEPALKLFQQVKEMDRTINPVSYQLGRAHQLLGQFEEARKQFEEVIEFDPGHPAAHYSLSQVLQRLNRAEEATRAIERHQQILAARTDPSNDAYVVEKCVYTAARAPFILEQPDAKGIAVRFFDATAQALGPAASHYRAPLALLDTQQQGTQDLFVRDAEGFRLLSQAKGVFTPRGPSLPAPSTLVYRQALVGDLDNDRYEDVIVLGEKSSHVFRFATNAQVRETTAFIGLKDLTGSSGLLADLDFTGKLDLLSFTPADRSPRVHRNLGNYFTTKGVTSGPPATLQGIAHPVLDDWNNDDLPDLWLVRDQAPPQLLLKQRGGGYLPTNAIPDLPHAVGLMSADFNNDLHSDLLLLSGKDINLWDGTTLKRTVIAAGLQGLTHLGAFDYDNDGWLDIAAWGRGLRVWRNLGQQGFKEMTSEAGLSSAGGWSVAEVKFADLDGDGDTDAVAALSEGGLKLLRNEGGNANLQLKLRLLGNRSNASGLGHRVELIAGGLRVARFIRELPVEIGVGQHKMLETLTVKWSDLAPPIVDVAVTASTVLPIVELQSPTGSCPYLYAWDGSRFRFVTDLLGAAPVGLPVADGRYIQADTSEWVWIGDSSQFQPKNGDYVLQITEELREVLYLDQALLAVVDHQPGTEVHPSNKLMPGPPFPAAELVTVGKRRPLLGASRLSGENITSALAENDGKVVSPEKLRGPQLRGMAEPFGMELDFGELPPGKPWVLAMTGWLRFGGGMANMSASRHEDFPFPFPTLEAEVSGIWKPVDVTVGAPAGKTKSILVDLENKLPPGTRKLRLTMAFELHWDRIALFEKMASAETRITRVNPHSTDLHWRGYSEFEDRPWFEPLTPDYRRVKSQPDWRLSITGWCTRYGEVDRLVSARDDALVVMNGGDELTLRFSTAHIPPGAPGTQRNFFLFTDGWDKDADYHVKRGQTVDPLPFHGMDDQRYGSQPRPRFPNDEWMEQTRTRWTGPWNFARRNPRASAVP, from the coding sequence ATGGATGACTCTACTTCACGAACTTTTCTGCCAATGCCATGTGAGGTCGCCGGTTTGGTCGAACGGCACAGGGCACTGAGCAGGCCGAATGCCATTTCAAACTTTGAGAATGCTCGTCGTGGGAGCAACAGTCCCTGCCCAGCGAGGAACCTACCGAATCGATCCCCGCCCCGCCCTGACTCCCATTCGCCCCGGAAGGCAAACTCCCGGCCCATTTGCCCTTTGCGACGCTTTTCAATTGAGGCAGAATGGTGCGGCCATTCACCGACCATGATTCGTCCTTCCTTTGCCTCAGCCGCCCGCGCGATCTTCGTCCTCGGCCTCTTCTTTGCGTCGGGTTGTTCACGACCCAGCGAGACGTCCGGCGATTTCATCCGATGGATGAACTCCGGAAAGTCCCAGTATGAAGCCGGCCAGATCGCCCCCGCCCTCGAAGCCTTCAACAAAGCCGCCGCGCTGGATCCATCATCGCTCGACGCCCGCCACAATTTGGCGGCCGCCCTGCTCCGGGCCGGCAGGCCGGAGGATGCCCTGCGTGAGACCGGCGAGATCCTCAAGCGCGATCCCACCTCCGCGTCGGCGCTCTATCTCGCGGGTTGCGCTCAGCTCCGTCAGGGACGTGCCGAACCCGCGCTGAAACTTTTCCAGCAAGTCAAGGAGATGGATCGCACGATCAATCCGGTGAGCTACCAACTCGGCAGGGCTCATCAGTTGCTGGGACAGTTTGAGGAAGCGCGCAAGCAATTTGAGGAAGTGATCGAATTTGATCCCGGGCATCCCGCCGCTCATTACAGCCTGAGCCAAGTGTTGCAACGGCTCAACCGAGCCGAGGAGGCAACTCGCGCCATCGAACGTCATCAACAGATCCTTGCCGCCCGCACGGACCCCTCGAATGACGCTTATGTGGTCGAGAAATGCGTCTATACCGCCGCCCGGGCTCCCTTCATCCTCGAACAACCCGACGCCAAAGGCATCGCGGTGCGCTTCTTCGACGCCACTGCCCAAGCGCTTGGGCCAGCCGCGTCCCATTATCGCGCGCCCCTTGCTCTTCTGGACACGCAACAGCAGGGAACCCAAGATTTGTTCGTGCGAGATGCCGAGGGATTTCGCCTGCTGTCCCAAGCCAAAGGGGTGTTCACGCCACGCGGCCCAAGCTTGCCGGCCCCCTCCACCCTGGTCTACCGGCAAGCCCTGGTGGGTGACCTCGACAATGACCGCTACGAGGACGTCATCGTGTTGGGAGAAAAGTCGAGCCACGTCTTTCGCTTCGCCACCAATGCCCAAGTGCGGGAAACCACCGCCTTCATTGGACTCAAGGACCTCACCGGATCGAGTGGACTCCTCGCCGACCTCGACTTCACCGGAAAACTTGATCTGCTTTCTTTCACTCCCGCGGACCGTTCCCCGCGAGTGCATCGGAACCTGGGAAACTATTTCACCACGAAGGGCGTCACTTCGGGTCCCCCCGCCACGCTCCAAGGCATTGCGCACCCAGTGCTGGACGACTGGAACAACGATGATCTCCCCGACTTGTGGCTCGTGCGGGACCAAGCCCCGCCTCAACTGCTGTTGAAGCAGCGAGGAGGAGGCTATCTGCCCACCAATGCGATTCCCGATTTGCCCCACGCAGTCGGCCTGATGTCGGCGGACTTCAACAACGACCTCCACAGTGATCTCCTCCTGCTTTCCGGGAAAGACATCAATCTTTGGGACGGAACGACGCTGAAACGCACCGTGATCGCGGCGGGTCTCCAAGGCCTCACCCACCTCGGGGCTTTCGATTATGACAACGATGGCTGGCTGGACATCGCTGCTTGGGGAAGAGGACTTCGTGTCTGGCGCAATCTCGGCCAGCAAGGCTTCAAAGAAATGACCTCGGAGGCTGGATTGTCTTCAGCCGGAGGCTGGAGCGTCGCCGAGGTGAAATTCGCCGATCTTGATGGCGACGGTGACACTGACGCGGTCGCAGCCTTGAGCGAAGGCGGCCTCAAGCTCCTTCGCAACGAAGGCGGAAATGCCAATCTCCAACTGAAACTTCGGCTTCTGGGCAACCGGTCGAACGCCAGCGGCCTTGGCCACAGAGTTGAACTCATCGCAGGCGGATTAAGAGTCGCTCGGTTCATCCGGGAACTACCCGTCGAAATCGGCGTCGGACAGCACAAGATGCTCGAAACATTGACCGTCAAATGGTCCGACTTGGCCCCTCCCATCGTGGATGTCGCCGTCACCGCATCCACCGTGCTGCCGATCGTGGAACTGCAAAGCCCCACTGGTTCCTGCCCCTACCTCTACGCGTGGGATGGCAGCCGATTCCGGTTCGTGACCGACCTGCTTGGGGCCGCCCCGGTTGGACTGCCCGTGGCCGACGGACGCTACATCCAAGCGGACACGTCAGAATGGGTTTGGATCGGGGACTCCAGCCAGTTTCAGCCCAAGAACGGCGATTATGTCCTTCAGATCACGGAAGAACTGCGGGAGGTTCTTTATCTGGACCAAGCCCTGCTCGCGGTGGTGGATCATCAGCCGGGCACTGAAGTTCATCCTTCCAACAAGTTGATGCCGGGCCCGCCATTTCCTGCCGCCGAACTCGTCACGGTCGGAAAAAGGCGACCCTTGCTCGGGGCTTCCAGGTTGAGTGGTGAGAACATTACTTCCGCCCTTGCCGAGAACGACGGGAAAGTGGTTTCGCCCGAAAAACTCCGCGGGCCTCAATTGCGTGGCATGGCCGAACCTTTCGGCATGGAGTTGGATTTTGGCGAACTGCCCCCTGGCAAGCCCTGGGTGCTGGCCATGACCGGATGGCTCCGATTTGGTGGAGGCATGGCCAATATGTCCGCCTCCCGCCATGAAGATTTTCCTTTTCCCTTTCCCACGCTGGAAGCGGAGGTTTCCGGAATCTGGAAACCCGTGGATGTCACGGTTGGCGCCCCGGCGGGCAAGACCAAGTCCATCCTCGTCGATTTGGAAAATAAATTACCTCCGGGCACTCGAAAACTTCGCCTGACCATGGCTTTTGAGCTCCATTGGGACCGAATCGCCTTGTTCGAGAAAATGGCCTCTGCCGAGACCCGCATCACCCGCGTCAATCCGCACTCCACGGATTTGCACTGGCGCGGCTACAGCGAATTCGAAGATCGGCCCTGGTTCGAACCCCTGACCCCTGACTATCGCCGCGTCAAATCTCAGCCGGACTGGCGCCTCTCGATCACAGGTTGGTGCACGCGATACGGTGAAGTGGATCGATTAGTCTCCGCCCGCGACGACGCTCTGGTGGTGATGAACGGTGGAGACGAACTGACATTGCGATTCTCCACCGCTCACATTCCTCCAGGCGCGCCGGGCACACAGCGCAACTTTTTCCTTTTTACGGATGGATGGGACAAGGACGCGGACTACCACGTCAAACGGGGTCAGACCGTCGATCCGCT
- a CDS encoding ferrous iron transport protein A: MSHGSDHDCAEAGHCPKPDVCPLNEIRAGSSARIRVIDTSPELAVRLREMGFCEDQQVRMISQHHSVICQVCNMRVGISNQIAERILVERIGSSLPA; the protein is encoded by the coding sequence GTGAGTCACGGTTCCGATCATGATTGCGCCGAGGCGGGCCATTGTCCCAAGCCCGACGTCTGCCCTTTGAACGAGATCCGCGCGGGGTCCTCGGCCCGCATTCGCGTCATTGACACGTCTCCTGAACTCGCTGTCCGGCTCCGCGAAATGGGTTTCTGCGAGGATCAGCAGGTGCGGATGATCAGCCAGCATCACAGCGTGATTTGCCAGGTCTGCAATATGCGGGTCGGCATCAGCAACCAGATCGCGGAGCGAATTCTGGTCGAACGAATCGGATCCAGCCTGCCTGCTTGA
- the feoB gene encoding ferrous iron transport protein B has protein sequence MTAVSRPFLAALTGNPNCGKTTLFNALTGLRAKVGNYAGVTVERKEGRLASVPKDAPPTTILDLPGTYSLMPQSVDEKIARDVLLQESPGVAPPSLVVVVIDASNLERNLYFATQVLEVGYPTVVALNMMDVAERNGQRVDAEALSRRLGAPVFPMSANLGAGVEALRLRILECARGQLPNPARHRFGEYPAALEEAATRIERLLIEEGTPASPASLSAASARLKLCDPKYPREGETSSPALAQAVRVERVRLEQAGVDWRTLPIEERYAAVTQIHHDVVDESGAPAETFSDRLDRVLTHKLWGAAIFIAIMAVMFQSIFTFAEVPMTAIEAGFAALGHAIGTRMAPGDLNSLLVDGVIAGVGSVVVFLPQILLLFLFIGLLEDTGYMARAAFLMDRLMSKVGLHGKSFIPMLSSFACAIPGIMATRTIETPKDRLATILVAPLMSCSARLPVYVLLIAACIPSGSVLGIVWYSTLVMLSMYLLGIVAALIMAWVFKSTLLKGQAPMLIMELPPYRRPVLKVVLRHMWERSKLFLRRAGTVILGINILLWFLASYPKNPALEQRFEQERAALEARRASLEPGAFEAAQKEVDHVEAGELLRASYAGMLGRATEPFIAPLGFDWKIGIGIVASFAAREVFVSTMSTVYNLGSEDEDDPIPNLAKVLREQKRADGRLLYTPLLGMTLMVFYVFALQCVSTVAVVRRETNGWKWPVIQWLYMGALAWGFAFLVYRGGLWLGFQG, from the coding sequence ATGACTGCGGTTTCCCGCCCATTCCTGGCGGCTCTAACCGGGAATCCCAACTGCGGCAAGACCACCCTTTTCAACGCGCTGACCGGTTTGCGCGCCAAGGTTGGGAATTATGCCGGGGTCACGGTCGAACGGAAAGAAGGCCGCCTGGCCTCCGTCCCGAAAGACGCACCTCCGACCACGATTCTTGACCTGCCCGGCACCTACAGCCTGATGCCTCAATCGGTGGATGAAAAAATCGCCCGGGACGTGCTGCTGCAAGAGAGTCCCGGCGTCGCACCGCCCTCCTTGGTCGTCGTCGTCATCGACGCGTCGAATCTCGAGCGAAACCTCTACTTTGCCACCCAGGTGCTTGAAGTGGGTTATCCCACGGTCGTCGCGCTGAACATGATGGACGTTGCGGAGCGCAATGGGCAACGGGTGGACGCCGAGGCACTCTCCCGTCGGCTGGGCGCTCCCGTTTTCCCCATGAGCGCCAATCTTGGCGCCGGCGTGGAAGCCCTGCGGCTTCGTATTCTGGAATGCGCCCGGGGCCAATTGCCAAACCCGGCGAGGCATCGCTTCGGAGAGTATCCCGCCGCCCTTGAGGAGGCCGCCACCCGAATCGAACGGCTTCTGATCGAGGAGGGAACGCCCGCCTCGCCTGCGTCCCTTTCCGCCGCCTCCGCCCGCCTCAAACTGTGCGATCCGAAATACCCTCGCGAAGGCGAGACTTCCTCACCCGCTCTGGCGCAGGCCGTGCGTGTCGAGCGCGTTCGATTGGAACAAGCCGGAGTGGATTGGAGAACGCTCCCGATCGAGGAACGCTACGCCGCAGTCACCCAAATTCATCATGACGTGGTGGACGAATCGGGAGCACCCGCCGAAACGTTCAGCGACCGGCTGGATCGGGTCCTGACGCACAAGTTGTGGGGCGCGGCCATCTTCATCGCGATCATGGCGGTGATGTTTCAGAGCATTTTTACTTTCGCCGAGGTTCCGATGACCGCCATCGAAGCTGGCTTTGCGGCGCTCGGCCATGCCATCGGAACGAGGATGGCTCCGGGAGATCTCAACAGTCTGCTCGTCGATGGCGTCATCGCCGGTGTGGGGTCCGTGGTGGTCTTTCTCCCTCAGATTCTGCTGCTCTTTCTGTTCATCGGTTTGCTCGAGGATACCGGCTACATGGCTCGCGCCGCGTTCTTGATGGACCGGCTCATGAGCAAGGTGGGACTGCACGGCAAGAGTTTCATCCCGATGCTCAGTTCCTTCGCTTGCGCCATTCCCGGGATCATGGCCACCCGCACGATCGAGACCCCCAAAGACCGCCTGGCCACCATCCTTGTCGCGCCGCTCATGAGCTGTTCCGCCCGGCTGCCAGTTTATGTGCTGCTCATCGCCGCGTGTATTCCGAGCGGATCCGTCCTCGGCATCGTCTGGTACTCCACGCTCGTCATGCTCTCCATGTATTTGCTGGGCATCGTCGCCGCGTTGATCATGGCCTGGGTTTTCAAATCCACGCTGTTGAAAGGCCAGGCGCCCATGCTGATCATGGAACTGCCTCCGTATCGGCGCCCGGTTCTCAAAGTGGTCCTGCGCCACATGTGGGAACGGTCCAAACTTTTCCTCCGCCGGGCGGGCACCGTCATCCTCGGCATCAATATCCTGCTCTGGTTCCTCGCCAGTTATCCCAAGAATCCTGCTCTCGAGCAGCGATTCGAACAGGAAAGGGCGGCCCTGGAAGCCCGCCGTGCCTCGCTCGAACCCGGCGCGTTCGAAGCGGCTCAGAAGGAGGTGGACCACGTTGAGGCGGGCGAACTCCTGCGTGCCAGTTATGCCGGCATGCTTGGACGAGCCACGGAACCCTTCATTGCCCCGCTGGGATTCGACTGGAAGATCGGCATCGGCATCGTGGCTTCGTTCGCCGCCCGCGAGGTTTTTGTCAGCACCATGTCCACGGTTTACAATTTGGGCTCGGAAGACGAGGACGATCCCATTCCCAATCTGGCCAAGGTATTGCGAGAGCAAAAGCGCGCCGACGGGCGCCTTCTTTACACGCCTCTCTTGGGCATGACCTTGATGGTTTTTTACGTGTTCGCGCTGCAGTGTGTCAGCACCGTGGCGGTGGTTCGGCGCGAAACCAACGGGTGGAAATGGCCGGTGATTCAATGGCTTTACATGGGGGCGCTGGCGTGGGGGTTCGCGTTCCTGGTGTATCGCGGAGGGCTCTGGCTCGGCTTCCAGGGTTGA